In one window of Cytophagaceae bacterium ABcell3 DNA:
- a CDS encoding SpoIIE family protein phosphatase — MNNLFLSTCKGAALVVLFRYQCYISGLTSIDDRQYARSYKGEHVMSEANTTAGNFNIEKVPFRIDIKYIYIIACFILWLGLLGTNLHTLYSIENELDVLVPDFLNNALLAAFFLSVFLAFKFSSDSKRSGSFIEQLWQVFIIGGFTIFLSLFIKFLMMFLGESDIFVNIYITNTIYHLNIGLVIIFLANAFYVWKRMILYQKTDTIHEAWHIFEYIMLGLVLTNFIYIDIFSWPFIIVISPLVVFALILSFNLKWVAFLNYSQKWQSILLIFLIVLISSTFLQQIYEQHFYRNLIQDLADNIFILAVFGFIFINCFSSLLVLFFNLPTSSVFEQKFGEVMLFQKLSQSIQMGNKEEEVYSILIDNSLTTVMADAAWLEIFEDSRSYKAFLNRGISEIDIFDIKKVLRKNRIVINDSPNYIQDLRNLEYSDRLKAQDFRSVLIIPLASNNKVLGNLVLLKSITDGFDRDMVDIISTFVSQASIAIRNFRLMKEAVVNERYKEELKIAKGVQKSLLPENVFFNSHLEISAFTQSSDAIGGDYYDFFEYSREKVAVAIGDVSGHGTSAAFNMAQMKGVFQSLIQLGFSPDTFMVHANNALAKCLEKASFITLSLFVIDTAERNIVFARAGHCPPMFFDSEKGELEMLNTRGIGLGLVRNKEYGNHIEKCKRPYKEGDLLLLYTDGILEAKNPEGEEYDYERLKNIVSLNYQLSSSQITDAIISDVYEFTGTKDLKDDYTFLVIKFI; from the coding sequence TTGAATAACCTGTTTCTAAGCACCTGCAAGGGGGCAGCATTGGTTGTACTGTTCCGCTATCAGTGTTATATTTCAGGTTTAACTTCAATAGACGACAGGCAATATGCGAGAAGTTATAAAGGGGAGCATGTTATGAGTGAAGCTAATACTACAGCAGGTAATTTTAATATAGAAAAAGTGCCGTTTAGGATAGATATAAAATACATTTACATAATCGCCTGCTTTATTTTATGGCTAGGCCTTTTGGGGACTAATTTGCATACCCTGTATAGTATTGAAAATGAATTGGATGTATTAGTTCCTGATTTTCTTAACAATGCCCTTTTGGCGGCTTTTTTCTTAAGTGTTTTTCTCGCCTTTAAATTTTCTTCTGACAGTAAAAGGAGCGGTAGTTTTATTGAGCAACTATGGCAGGTGTTCATTATAGGTGGTTTTACAATATTTCTATCCCTCTTTATAAAATTCCTTATGATGTTCCTTGGCGAATCTGATATATTCGTCAATATATATATTACTAATACTATTTATCATCTAAATATCGGTTTGGTAATCATTTTTTTAGCCAATGCATTTTATGTATGGAAGAGAATGATTTTGTACCAGAAAACAGATACCATTCATGAAGCATGGCATATTTTTGAGTATATCATGCTTGGGTTGGTGTTGACTAATTTCATATACATCGATATCTTTAGCTGGCCATTCATTATAGTAATATCGCCACTGGTAGTTTTTGCCTTAATTTTATCTTTTAACCTAAAGTGGGTTGCCTTTCTCAACTATAGCCAGAAGTGGCAGAGCATACTTTTGATTTTTCTGATCGTGTTGATCAGTAGTACCTTTTTGCAGCAGATTTACGAGCAGCATTTTTACCGCAACCTTATTCAGGACCTAGCTGATAATATCTTTATTCTAGCAGTATTCGGGTTTATATTTATCAACTGTTTTTCTTCGCTGTTGGTCCTCTTTTTTAATTTACCAACGTCCTCTGTTTTTGAGCAAAAGTTTGGGGAGGTTATGCTTTTCCAAAAGCTTAGCCAGTCTATACAGATGGGGAATAAAGAAGAAGAAGTTTACTCTATTTTAATAGACAACAGTTTGACTACAGTCATGGCAGATGCTGCATGGCTTGAAATATTTGAAGATAGCCGGTCTTACAAGGCCTTTCTTAACAGAGGTATATCCGAAATAGATATTTTTGATATTAAGAAAGTGCTTAGGAAAAACAGGATTGTTATCAATGACAGTCCTAATTATATTCAGGATTTAAGAAATCTTGAATATAGTGACAGGCTGAAGGCGCAGGATTTTAGGTCAGTGTTGATCATTCCTCTTGCCTCAAATAATAAGGTTTTAGGAAACTTGGTCCTTTTGAAGAGTATTACCGATGGTTTTGACAGGGATATGGTGGACATTATTAGCACCTTTGTAAGTCAAGCCAGTATAGCCATTAGAAACTTTCGTTTAATGAAAGAGGCGGTTGTCAATGAACGGTATAAAGAAGAGCTTAAAATTGCCAAGGGTGTTCAAAAGAGTCTGTTGCCAGAAAATGTGTTTTTTAACAGTCACTTAGAAATTAGTGCTTTTACGCAGTCCTCTGATGCTATTGGTGGGGACTACTACGACTTTTTTGAATATAGTCGGGAAAAAGTTGCGGTTGCCATAGGGGATGTTTCTGGCCATGGTACTTCGGCGGCATTTAACATGGCGCAGATGAAAGGGGTTTTCCAAAGCTTAATTCAATTAGGATTTTCCCCAGACACCTTTATGGTTCATGCCAATAACGCGTTGGCAAAGTGTTTGGAGAAAGCTTCATTTATCACACTTTCATTATTTGTCATAGACACAGCGGAAAGGAATATCGTGTTTGCGAGGGCTGGACATTGTCCTCCCATGTTCTTTGATTCAGAAAAGGGGGAGTTGGAGATGCTGAACACACGTGGTATCGGTTTAGGCTTAGTAAGAAACAAAGAATATGGTAATCATATAGAAAAGTGCAAAAGACCTTATAAGGAGGGCGATTTGCTACTCCTTTATACCGATGGTATACTGGAAGCCAAAAACCCTGAAGGTGAGGAATATGATTATGAAAGGTTGAAAAATATTGTATCTTTAAATTATCAATTGAGTTCAAGCCAGATTACAGACGCCATTATATCGGATGTCTATGAGTTTACTGGCACTAAGGACCTTAAAGATGATTATACTTTTTTGGTTATTAAATTTATTTAA
- a CDS encoding STAS domain-containing protein, translated as MNVHISREEDYYILSPVGELDASSCTVLDNAIAEAVKLKEKKLLVNFEGVSYISSAGMGVFMSYLQDFEDNNISMVLYNMSAKVKDVFKVLGLDELINISSDKEAAKNSIDESKL; from the coding sequence ATGAATGTTCATATTTCCAGGGAGGAAGATTACTATATCTTAAGTCCTGTAGGTGAATTAGATGCAAGTTCATGCACTGTGCTTGATAATGCAATAGCAGAAGCCGTTAAGCTAAAAGAGAAGAAACTTTTGGTGAACTTTGAAGGAGTAAGCTACATATCTTCTGCTGGCATGGGGGTTTTTATGTCATATTTGCAGGATTTTGAAGACAATAACATCTCTATGGTGTTATATAATATGAGTGCCAAAGTAAAAGATGTATTTAAAGTTCTTGGATTAGACGAATTAATAAATATAAGTTCTGATAAAGAAGCAGCCAAAAATAGTATTGATGAATCGAAGCTTTAA
- a CDS encoding ATP-binding protein, with the protein MQNLKDLRSFVSGALESCNLSETEVNLLVLAVDEVCANLIVHACPEDDKKFIEVTISDNAQGITFEITDSGEPFDVNAYPVNDVRQLVKEKKKGGLGLMLVKKIVDSIETFHNDKFTVYRLHKRFSAA; encoded by the coding sequence GTGCAGAATCTGAAAGATCTTAGATCTTTTGTGTCTGGGGCACTGGAGTCTTGCAATCTGTCTGAGACCGAGGTGAACCTGCTTGTGCTTGCTGTAGATGAGGTTTGTGCTAACCTGATTGTACACGCATGTCCAGAAGACGATAAAAAATTTATAGAAGTAACTATAAGTGACAATGCTCAGGGCATTACTTTTGAAATTACCGATTCTGGCGAACCTTTTGATGTTAATGCATATCCTGTCAATGATGTTCGTCAATTAGTGAAAGAGAAAAAGAAGGGCGGCCTTGGGCTGATGTTGGTTAAAAAAATTGTGGACTCCATCGAAACTTTCCATAACGATAAATTTACCGTTTACAGGCTTCATAAGCGTTTTTCTGCAGCTTGA
- a CDS encoding peptidylprolyl isomerase, giving the protein MKKTPLLFFVCLALLGACKSSGNKQSSSVTSSPVLQTIGDKPVYSSEFAYVYKKNNANTEDMYSEHSVREYLRLYTNFKLKVRAAEDAGLDTLPSFKSELSGYKKQLAQPYFTEKGLTEKFAKQAYDRLKEEVNASHILIMVKEDADPKDTLDAWNKIVEVRKKALGGDDFAELAKAHSEDPSAKSNAGNLGYFSAMQMVFPFEDAAYNLEVGDVSEPVRTRFGYHIIKLHDRRPSQGEIRVAHIMVRATSGMSEEDSIAASKKIQEIYSKLENGEKWESLVAQFSDDANSKAQNGELPSFSTGRMIPSFENAAFKLTKAGEYSEPVLTPYGWHIIKLLDKQKLPSYEELETRIKQKVSKDRSAYHKAATVERLKKENNFQEKNKVVKEALSHADSSLLQGEWAADAGKLGGKVLFSIGDEKHKVNDFFKYVQDSQKTIKASSPDYIMSSLYDKYVEESNIKYEEAHLEDKYVDYRMLVNEYRDGILLFQLMDDKVWTKAIKDTTGLKEYFNNNREKYQWDERANAVIFNVRDDATLDKLKETLKNDKFLINKDYLTISFNSGATSLSDRHKNSLAKAYKELSKNKELVLTLSGSSGANEKKRMEAVKDYFKSKGVDSTQVVEGKGEKGTEGQVNISMYSKSQKDLEKVFNQDAPLTLQVTKGFFAKGENEILNKVDWKAGTYELKEDDRLFYVVISEIEAPRNKTFEEARGLVISDYQSQLEEDWLSELREKYPVSVNEEEVEKLIKE; this is encoded by the coding sequence ATGAAAAAAACACCCTTATTGTTTTTTGTTTGCCTGGCCTTGTTAGGAGCTTGTAAAAGTTCAGGTAATAAACAAAGTTCTTCCGTTACATCATCTCCAGTACTTCAGACCATTGGCGATAAACCTGTTTATTCTTCTGAATTTGCTTATGTTTATAAAAAGAATAACGCAAATACCGAAGACATGTATTCTGAGCACAGCGTGCGGGAATACTTGAGGTTGTATACCAATTTTAAACTCAAAGTTAGAGCGGCTGAAGACGCAGGGCTTGATACCTTACCTTCTTTTAAAAGTGAGTTGAGCGGATATAAGAAACAACTTGCGCAACCTTATTTTACAGAAAAAGGGTTAACTGAAAAATTTGCCAAGCAAGCGTACGATCGTTTGAAAGAAGAGGTCAATGCTTCTCATATCCTGATTATGGTAAAGGAAGATGCAGACCCTAAGGATACCTTGGATGCGTGGAATAAGATTGTAGAAGTCCGGAAAAAGGCTTTAGGTGGTGATGATTTTGCGGAGTTGGCTAAAGCGCACTCTGAAGACCCTTCTGCTAAGTCTAACGCAGGTAACCTCGGGTATTTTTCAGCTATGCAGATGGTGTTCCCTTTTGAGGATGCAGCTTATAATTTGGAAGTAGGGGATGTCTCAGAACCAGTTAGGACACGTTTTGGTTACCACATCATTAAATTGCATGACCGCAGACCTTCTCAAGGGGAAATTAGGGTTGCCCATATTATGGTTAGAGCTACTTCGGGCATGTCAGAAGAAGATTCCATTGCTGCTAGCAAGAAAATTCAAGAAATTTATAGCAAGCTTGAAAATGGCGAAAAGTGGGAAAGCTTAGTGGCGCAGTTTTCTGATGATGCTAACTCTAAAGCTCAGAATGGCGAATTGCCAAGCTTCTCCACAGGAAGGATGATTCCTTCTTTTGAAAATGCAGCTTTCAAACTTACCAAAGCTGGCGAATACTCTGAACCGGTACTTACCCCTTATGGATGGCATATCATAAAGCTCTTGGATAAGCAAAAGCTGCCTTCTTATGAGGAATTGGAAACACGCATTAAACAAAAAGTGTCCAAAGATAGATCTGCTTATCACAAAGCGGCTACTGTCGAGCGGCTTAAGAAAGAAAACAACTTTCAAGAAAAGAACAAAGTAGTAAAAGAGGCTTTGAGCCATGCCGACTCTTCGTTGCTTCAAGGCGAATGGGCTGCTGATGCTGGAAAGTTAGGTGGCAAAGTTCTTTTCTCTATTGGGGATGAAAAGCATAAGGTAAATGACTTCTTTAAATATGTCCAGGATAGCCAGAAAACCATTAAAGCGTCTTCTCCTGATTACATTATGTCAAGCTTGTATGACAAATATGTAGAAGAAAGCAACATTAAGTATGAAGAAGCACACTTAGAAGATAAGTATGTTGACTATAGGATGTTGGTAAATGAGTATAGGGATGGCATTCTGCTTTTTCAGCTTATGGATGACAAAGTATGGACAAAGGCTATCAAAGATACTACAGGCCTAAAGGAGTACTTTAACAATAATAGAGAAAAATACCAGTGGGACGAAAGGGCTAACGCTGTAATATTTAATGTACGGGATGACGCAACATTGGATAAGCTTAAAGAAACCCTTAAAAATGATAAGTTTCTTATAAATAAAGATTATTTAACTATCTCTTTTAATTCTGGAGCTACTTCGCTTTCTGACCGCCATAAAAACAGTTTGGCAAAAGCTTATAAGGAGCTTTCTAAAAATAAGGAGCTGGTCTTGACGCTTTCTGGTTCATCTGGTGCCAATGAAAAGAAAAGAATGGAGGCTGTAAAAGACTACTTTAAGAGTAAGGGGGTAGACTCTACTCAAGTTGTAGAGGGTAAAGGTGAAAAAGGTACTGAGGGACAGGTTAACATCTCAATGTACTCTAAGAGTCAAAAAGATTTGGAAAAAGTATTTAATCAAGATGCTCCATTGACCCTTCAGGTTACCAAAGGTTTCTTTGCTAAAGGAGAAAATGAAATTCTTAATAAAGTTGACTGGAAAGCGGGTACTTATGAACTGAAAGAGGATGATCGTTTGTTTTACGTAGTAATTTCTGAGATAGAAGCACCGAGAAACAAAACATTTGAGGAAGCACGTGGTCTGGTTATCTCTGATTATCAGTCTCAGTTAGAGGAAGATTGGTTGTCGGAGCTACGTGAAAAGTATCCTGTAAGTGTTAATGAAGAAGAAGTTGAGAAATTGATAAAGGAGTAA
- a CDS encoding peptidylprolyl isomerase, with the protein MRFTFGIKLLLLALWIVPIAVNGQNIDKIVAKVDNHIVLKSELEVNYVQYLQQEESYVPEGEDLKCRILENLVVNKLLLAKAEIDSVVVERDAVEDQLDRRMQYFIQQFGGSPQKLEEFYKKSIDDLKGDLRKSVKEQMIIQRMQEKISGNLKVTPAEVKRFFNEIPADSLPYISAEVEVGHIVKLPPVGREQKRQARATLERLRTKIANGADFCDYAKQYSEDPGSAKKCGELGFFKRGELVPEYEAAALKLKPGELSGIVESQFGFHLIQMIERRGNEFNTRHILVKPAGSTVDMAYAENFLDSLRNQILADSISFQQAAHKHSDDKMTNSTGGLFSDPDEGGTKISLEDLDPGMYFVIDTMQVGSISKPMRFRMEDGTEAMRIVYYKSKTPPHRANLRDDYQRIQRAALSEKKSKALDEWFERTRGEVFIDIDDEYNKCKILQ; encoded by the coding sequence ATGAGATTTACCTTTGGAATTAAACTTTTGCTGTTGGCGCTATGGATTGTGCCTATTGCAGTGAATGGACAAAATATTGATAAGATTGTTGCCAAAGTTGACAATCATATCGTGTTGAAATCTGAACTTGAGGTTAACTATGTGCAGTATTTGCAACAGGAAGAATCCTATGTGCCTGAAGGGGAAGATTTAAAATGCCGTATTTTGGAAAATTTGGTTGTTAACAAACTGCTTTTGGCTAAAGCAGAGATCGACTCTGTGGTTGTTGAAAGAGATGCAGTAGAAGATCAACTGGATCGTAGAATGCAATACTTTATTCAGCAATTCGGTGGAAGTCCTCAAAAGCTTGAGGAGTTTTATAAAAAGTCTATAGATGACTTGAAAGGTGACCTGCGCAAGTCTGTTAAAGAACAAATGATCATTCAACGGATGCAGGAAAAAATCTCAGGTAACCTTAAGGTTACACCTGCTGAGGTGAAGAGGTTTTTTAATGAAATTCCTGCGGACAGTTTACCATACATTTCAGCTGAGGTAGAAGTGGGACATATTGTTAAGCTGCCTCCTGTTGGGCGTGAGCAAAAAAGACAGGCCCGTGCCACATTAGAGCGGTTGCGCACTAAAATTGCCAATGGGGCAGATTTTTGTGATTACGCAAAACAATATTCAGAAGATCCGGGTTCTGCTAAGAAGTGTGGTGAACTGGGGTTCTTTAAGAGAGGTGAACTTGTGCCAGAGTACGAAGCTGCTGCACTTAAGTTAAAACCAGGAGAGCTTTCCGGCATTGTAGAAAGCCAATTCGGATTTCACCTTATTCAGATGATAGAAAGAAGGGGTAATGAGTTTAATACTAGGCATATTCTTGTTAAACCTGCTGGCTCAACAGTAGATATGGCCTATGCCGAAAACTTTTTAGATAGCTTGAGGAATCAAATTCTTGCAGACAGTATTTCTTTTCAACAGGCAGCTCATAAGCACTCTGATGATAAAATGACCAATTCGACAGGAGGTTTGTTTTCTGATCCGGATGAAGGCGGTACAAAAATTTCTCTTGAAGATTTAGACCCTGGTATGTATTTTGTCATTGATACTATGCAAGTAGGTTCTATTTCTAAACCTATGCGGTTCAGAATGGAAGATGGCACAGAAGCCATGCGGATTGTGTACTACAAATCAAAAACACCTCCGCACAGGGCCAATTTAAGGGATGATTATCAGCGGATCCAGCGGGCTGCGCTTTCTGAGAAAAAGAGCAAAGCACTGGATGAGTGGTTCGAAAGAACCAGGGGAGAGGTTTTTATCGATATTGACGACGAATATAACAAATGTAAAATACTTCAGTGA